TCATATTCAAAGAGTTAAGATTCACNAAGAAGTATTGCGCTATTTACCAGGGAGCGTCAACTTATTAAGAATGTTTCTGAAAATCGTGTCAATATGTACTGCAGTAATTTACCACTGAACTTTATCAATCCGTCTTTCCTAAGGGCTATTTACCCTGTAATGTAATGCGTGGCTTCGACTTGTCACCTGGTTCAGTTTTCATGTGTTTTTATGATTAGATGCGAGATATATTTCTTCTCTATGCATCAAATTTTGCTGTGAACTtccattgttttgtaggatgcAGGTCGGAGGGCCTTTTGGTCTGTAAATGGACCTAGAATAGTACAAATCGGTTATGAAGATGAGGAAGATCCAAAGGTTATGGAAGCATACGAGCAACTGGGATCCTTGGTAAACATATGTTCTATCAATGTTGTCTCTTAAACcttctcatctttctcttttaaacATATAGCTTATTATCTGCATGACTATTTTGTTTTGATCAGTTGGTTCACAGCAGCAGTGCGGAGGAACCATCCGGTGAGACCCCTCAGTAGTTATTTTGTATTTCGATCAATTGATCCTACAATATCTCTTCATAAGAATTATGTAGTAGttaccatttttaaattttccatTTTGAGGGCTAGAGTTACCATTTTTAGAAATATGTAAATTATGAGGCTCGGAATACTGGTCAAATTTATTTACACACAGCAGAATGAGTGAAAGATGCTCTCTTAATGCACTAGTTCAGTTTGCATATTCAGTTTCTGTATTTCGAATTTTGAATTCTTTAAAATGCAGGCAGGATATAAATCCCGTTTCTTACGTATTCTGTTTCCATGGgtaattataaagtatttatttgGTGATTTTCGGTGTTTAAatgtttatctttcattttgagttagtttatttgaaaaatatttgataagaaTTTGAAGCAAATGATCTACGTTAttaggagaaaagaaaacaaaaatatgattatattttaatgaacaATAATATATCAAACCCTTCCTATTTCTTATATAATGTGTGATCTTTTTGAATTCTTTAATCTTAGAcgaaatttaaaatcaaaatttctttgttaaaatttttacattttaaatttaatttaatataaaattcaatctaacaaattttagtctaatttattttaaattcaattttccacGAAACACTTCAAATACATGCAATCATAATGATTATCAAAGATTCACCCGTTAGACATCAAGCGGTGATTGTATTGCCGACTATGTATAAAGGTGCAAAGACAATAGTAGATTTATTCATGTCTACTCATATCTGCCTTTGGATCtgaataaaaagttgttttggAATGCATCCAAACCAAACCATTTTATCTTACGGGGAATTTTCACTTTCACTAAGTAccgaataaatataaataatatcttttttaagtTAGATATGAAAATGATGATAGCTTTGTACATAACCTTTCGTTCTCGTCTCAATATCTGTTTCGATACACATTCTTACTTTCATATCCGTTTTAAATCACCAAAAACacctttaataatataaaaaacttatactAAGCTTTTCTTTCGCCTTTACTTTCATAACTTATTTtcataacttttcttttagattttctttaagaagcataatttttgtttccttgttaaaaaaaaattactttaacaaTTGGATACAAATATTATCTACTGACATTTTTATGGTGAAGAATAGTGTGATAAGCATTTATGAAGTTACAATAAACAGAGAAAAACAATAAGTATATAGAACTGTAGAGCCCCATACACAGTAATAAAGAAATCAATTAGATAGAAGCACCAAATTGAAACTTCCtcttttttattccaaaatttaGTAAGATAAAAATTGGATTTATAACAGTTTAGAAGATGAAATGCAGACTTTCAATTCCTATAATTATAGATTAATAATTTCTCTcaccattttttaattaaatcagttattaaattatttctacaaaatgataaagtaaagaacattttttcattaattataatgaaaactaatttaaaacatgtATACTATATAGTTCTGTGATAACCGagttaactttaaaaattataattttacaactccatatataagtaaattaactgttaaactttaataaatatatgtaaaagttATTCCGTCTTAGTAGTGATAGTTGCTCCTACAATAGTGGTTATTGGGAGAAATTGCAGAGATTGAATAAGAACTTTTTTGTAGATCTATAAAGacaattttatatatcataTGCTTGTATGCTGAATATAGAAAATGTCATGACGTTTGTCTGAATGGAAAAGATACCTCGGAATAACTGACCAAGATGATGCTATTATCAGTtgataaatgaataaattaccATTGCGTTCagtttattataaattacaGTGTATTCAAAACCTGGGTTTGTACATAATAGCAGTTCTTCTCAAACCACCATGTCAGCTTCTTTCGAAGTTGATGGGATCCCCACATCCAGCCGCATGGTTGATTTATATTGTTCTGGTAAGGCAGCACCAGCCTGAATGCAAATTTCTACTACTGCAGGTGCCTGCCCATAAAAATTCCTAAGCTCTCGATCTAGTGGCACGTTTACATCAGGAACATGCCACACAAATCTAGGTGGGATCAAATCATCCAGAACTGCAGATTGCCAACCATGCTGCCCATTACGTTGTTGGTGTTTATGTGCTCCGCAGTTTTGAGCTTTGTGACCCTGGGCACCCACATGAACTTCTGGGCAATATCCACATACCCTTACCTTGTACATCCTCATCAGTCTCTTTGCACCTATTCTCATCCTTTCCCATGCTTGGAGTGTTTCCTCGGCAAGAGGGACTAGTTCATTGTCCAATGGAGCAACTGTTTCTTCATCAGGTATTTCAGCCAGTAATGGTTTTAAAGGGCCCTCAGGGACTTCATCCGGCAGTTCACTTTCATCAGCATCGATGAATTCCTTCCTCCCAATACGGATGATAGGCTTTCTTCTCCTTTTAGTGGGAAATTCTGGAATTTCAACACCAGCTTGAATGCAGAGCTCAACCACTGCTGGAATTCGAGGGATTTGGAATCTCTCTTCATGAGTAATCCTCCTTCCAAGGCGATCAAAGAGGTGATAAGCTTCAATTGGTGTTAATATGTCTTCAACGTATGCATTTGACCATTCGTGGAGCCCCTTGCGGATGTTGGCCTGTGCGCCTTTACAGGACTTGAATGGATGTCCAACAGGTCCTACATGGATTTCACTGCACCACCTGCATAGAATTCCAGTATTAAGaccctaaaccttaaattacatttatttgcAAGGGTGAATCGATTGTCAGTTGcgattcttattaaaaaaaatatttagagctcctttttctttattaattattaatcaaacTAATGATTAACTTCTTTATAAAGTCAATTAAACAAGAGTTGCAAGTTGGTAATACATTGGAATAGCAAAAGACGCTCTGTATTTGTAAAATCAGTATACCAGGGGAGGGAGGGGGAGGTGGTAGATGCGGATGAGATGgatgtaaattttttatcacGTGCATTAAAATATGCTAGTAAATAAAAATCACTCAGTTAACATTTAATACTTTGTTACTAGAAGGATATATCATTActctaaaatcaaaattcaaacttAATTTTGCGATCATTAAGACAGCTGTTCAAATAACCTATATAGTGACTATGCTTCAACCTCAATGAACCCCCTCAATCTTGAAGTTCCGGCAAGCATTATTACCATGAAAATGTCCATGCAGTAGACAAGATTATTTAGGACTGAAAAGGCAGCAAGTGGAACTAGTAATCCTCCTATGAACCATATCAACCATTTTCATAACGGGTACAAGACTCACAAAGGTCTAAGTATACAAACTTTGTTTCTTGAAGAAGCAGAATAAGAAACTATCAATCACCTACATGACGAAAATTTATAGAATGTATTGGTAATATCTGATTCAGGTTCTAAATAAACCACAGTTAAAAGCAGGAATGTGAAGCAACATATTAGGTTTACAATGATATAAGCATCATTTTAAACGAAGTGTCAATGCTGGAATATCTTGAGGCCAGAGGCAACATTGATCTCTGTATTAGTGCATTCACTCAGTCAGAACAAAAACATGAAACTTTTATTTGTTAACCAGCTTTAAAATTAAGTCCACATTATCCAAAAGCATGGTAAAGAATATGAAGACAGATAATTACCCACAAGCATGCACAGGAACAACTTTGAGCAGCTTCTTCAGATTGTTAATCAAAGTGATCCTAGCATTATACACATTATACGCAGTCGGTATAAGGTTCTTCACTAGCAACCCATTCTTAGGGGCGGACATAGGTTTTCTAGGCTCATCTTTCATATTCTTCATCCTCTCCCTAGCTGCTCGTCGTAGCTCTAAAATGGGAACTGGAAAAggtttcttctctcttctcgaATACTGCCGTGGAAAATCAGCATTTTGCGGCACTTCATTCCTGACAGTAAGCACATATTGACAAAACCTCTCTGGTCGCATTCTAATAATCACAGGAACTCTAAGCATACTGCTACCATACTGTTCAAGAAAGTAAGATTGAAATAACAATCATGGCACAACAACAATAATCATAAAGTATGAGTGTTTGTATAGGACATTCAACGGTTAAAACTTAAAGCTAGGCTACAAAATAAGAAGAACTATTTCACGAAATTCAGAAACTTCATGCCATAATTTGATCCATAAAGCTTCAGATAACATATACCTGGAGAGAGTGGAGTGAACTAAGGGAAGATAACGGATTAGCCTTGAGAAAATGAGAATCTCTTGGAGCTGCCGTAGTTATTCCCTTGGCACAAGGAACCGACACAGTTATATTCATAGTGATTCCTGAAGCCATTGAAAAtgattactctccctcaaaaaAGAAGTTACATTTGAGGTGCATATAGGGCAGAGAGGGAAACGGATTAACAAGCGTCACTTGGGTAATTTCACAAACACACAGTGAACACTACAAAGCCAAATGATTGTCTTTCCCTTCGACCCAATTTCAGGCACCTAACCAAAGAGCCCCATCCAGAAGCTTCTTATCCTCAACAATAGACTGAAGCCGTGGAAAATAGGTGGCACCAATTTTCGACTTTCTTTTCAATACCAAAATTTTCTTAACCCTAATAACATCTTTATTTACACAAATATAATAACACATTCTTTACTTGTGGAGAAGTATGAGGGGAATCAATTTCTTCacaccatttttattttgtttttttagaaatcaggcacaattattattttttccttaattgattttaaaaaagttcgccattttgttaataatgattttttatttttatttcaagttaaatatatttttaactttttatatattaaattagaattcatttctttctcaaagttcatataaatttattctaatattttaataatatatgaaatatgtttttttaaaaaatgacgTTAACTTTTAGGTGATGTTTCTAACAACTATGACGATAAGATTAGAAGGTTAGAATACATGGTTGAGACTAATAGAAAAgatcaaaaccaaaattatcaatttaatgTGAGGAGATATTTGAGTAATTAAGGACCTCTCATCTACTCCTTTAATAATGGTCTCTTAATCAAATAGTCCATTTTGGATGTCGATGTGtcattaaatagtaaaattagtGGTTTAGGAATAATAGGGACCTAGTGGACTACACTTAAAACAAACTTTGCATTTTGAGTTCAaaacatctaataaaaaaatcgaGTATGATACATTTATTGTTGGACTCACTCTAGTTGGATACATGAGTGCAAAGGATATCCGAATGCAAAAGTGATTCCTAGTTAATGATATGACACATGACTAGAGAGTATGATACCTTTGTCCCTTTTTTATCCTAAATAAAAAGGCCATAAGAAGGAGAGACTCCCCCTCAAATATGCTCCCCCTTAACAAAATAATGAtgtaaaccaaaaataataaaattttagattcaTAAAATCAAAGACAACTACATCATTAAGTAGGAAATACAAGGAAACAACAATTCAAACATAATGACATCTAAACTGAAAAGTCAGGACTAGGTGGTTGATTAGGAGGTTCAATGTTAAGACGATCCTCAATGTTTCCAAGCCTagcatcaaaatatttaaaatactcaGCTACATAACTATAATGAGATTGATGCATCTTAAGAAGTTCTTCATGGCTTGATACCAATTGTTTAGATTCTTGTTGTGAAGGGAACGTTTTAAAGAATGTGTAAACGGACGATAACCAAGAGtagaggggtgaattggttcttttaaaattttggttctCTTTGAgaacttttatcaaacagtttataAGTAAATGGATGaagggataaagaaaatcacacaaataatttatcttgcttcgaatcaaaagattctacgttcagtcgttaatcactataaaagaGAAATTGTTCAAATTTGGATATAAACCTTTAGAGAACTTTAATAAGAGGAATTGTTTGATTCTTGGCTAAAGCCCTcctaaggaaaaaaaaattgaatgagaaAAAGTACACTTTCAAAGaacttcaattaaaataaaatttaaagtgtGTAAATCCCTAGTTGAAGTTCATTTATGACATATGTTGATTAGCCTTTGGTGAGGCATTTCAAGAGAAGTTTCAATTAACTTCTTTCAAACAAATCTTTACGAGCAATTATAAAACAAGAACACTTGTCCACATAATCTTCTCTTCACATGGAGAACATTCTCCCTTTTCAAGGGACTTTATTATGGGGTCATCCatgattcatcttcttcaatcgATAGGCATTAGACATAATAAACCTGATGGAAAATCCCTTAGCCATGGTCAAACACTTTCAAGAGAGTTAAAGTCATCCTTGAAGATGGTGTCAACTCTACCTTGTGGACCACCTTTAGAGCCATTATTAAGCAAGGCTTNAAGAGTAGTGTAGGAATTTAGGCCATTGTATTaggccatgtagtgtaggtttgtttaaggcttgtattaaggcctaagtaNCATAGGATTTTCCTTAAAAagttagacatccaaaccaagtggaaagtgtgtgacatgtgtcatgcttccatcGGAGAGGATTTGctttttaaaaggtagccacATGGCATCCTAGGAGTGGAGAGTTTTTGCttttagtagtggccacatggcactctaggaatggagaggattgtgttttgtgagtggccacatgtcctcccatcattggaggttagaaggcctcatttttggccaatgagagcaaaggtgggagatcatgcttttagggttagaaggagacacccttggcctataaatagaggtgtctccacccttgtatttcatctttgattttgagtaatgttatgctgcccatttttggccatactactcatcttagatcaagactagagcaacccatgaggcccctctagtcaccttcctccttgagttggcccaacctctcttggagccaccaaacactacaccaccaccaccatatctcCTAGAGGCTTTGAGCTTCTACACCATCCATACCTTAACTCATCATCAttggaccatttaccaccacatttcCGCACCATTCATCCAAGGAAACACACCTCCTTGCATCCTTCTaagctttggcccaacctagcttAAGGAGGTTTCCATCAAAACCTAAGaccctatattttttattggatgACATATCATTGTTGGCATTTTTTCTTAATGCTTGATGGCTTTACTAACAATTCTACCCATATGTTGTGCTCTCGTCAAATATGTCAAACTTAGCTAATATCTTTGATACATTGTGATAGTACTTAAGCAACAAAGGATTTGTTACTTGGAACTCTCTGGTCATGTGTCATATCATTAACTAGGAATCACTTTTGCATTTGGATATCATTTGCACTCATGTCTCTAACTAGAGCGAGTCCAACAATAAATGTATCGTACTCGATTTTGTTGTTAGATGTTTTGAACTCAAAATGCAAAGTTTGTTTTAAGTGTAGTCCACTAGGTCCCTATTATTCCTAAACCactaattttactatttattttgaaaatcatcAATGTTAATTGCATAGTAAGGGAAGTTGATTTAAACCATTTCAAGATGGTTATAACAAGACAATAAGGAGATAACATTAACAACacgaaatttaaaaacaaagataGAGACCAAGATACTTTGCTCTTGAAGAACAtaagctcttgataccaaatgatggaaaTCTCCTACCTAGGTTGGGCTAAAACTAAAAGGGAAGCCATGAGTGTGGGTGAAAGGACGATGGATGCAAAAGCTTTGAAGGAAAAGGGAGCTAAGCTCACAATTTTCTGGTGGATGATGGAGATGGTGTTTAATGGTGGTGGTGTGGTGTTTGAAGGCTCtaagagaggttaggccaactcaaAGAGAAAGGTGACTAGAGAGGCCTCATGagttgctctagtcttgatctTAAGATAagtaatatgataaaaaatggGTAGCATATCTTTACTAAACATCAAAGAGAATACAAGAGttggagacacctctatttataggttaAGGGTGTCTCGTAATTTGTAGAAGCTAGAACGAAAAACCCTACCTTGGCTAACTTGGAGAGCAAGGAAAAAATCCTCTTCATTAGAAGAAGGACAAGTAGCAAAAATACTCTCTATTGAGAGGGGGACATGTGGCCATTACCTATGGAGAATTCCCTCCATTCTTAGAGTGACATGTGACCACTAACTAAGAGGAAAAACTATCCAAAGGGAGTGTGACACATGGCATGGACAACCACCCCTCCTTATTGTTGAGATTGGTATCGCGCATTGGAACATTTTAGAGAAAAGCATGATAAACGAATAATAACGAAgaggggaggggtgaattgcttcaattaaaaattatgattttattttagtaattttatctAATGGTTTATAAGCAAGAGATGCAAAGATAAGGAAAAGTACACataggatttttatactggttcgaataaaaggattctacgtccagttgttaatcactataaaaaagTGATTAACCTTTCACTAAAAATCAGTAACAAATTACAATATAGAAATAAGGATTGAgattagaaaccacctctcttaaTAGATAAGAGATGAAAGACACATCCTTTTGTCGCACAAAAGGATGAACGACTTGACTCTGTTTGTAGGTATACTCCACCACTTAGACACACCAAGAAAGAGTACCTCCTCCGACAAGCACCAAGTTCACAAGCTCCCTTTTCACACACAGAGAGTTTCCCTTAGGCACATAACTCTAATACTCGCAAATGAAAGTTACTTTCTAAGAGTTGTGGAgaattctatttataactcaatGTTTGTGCAAGGTTAGAAACTGAAAAAGGTAGATTccaactgccagtaataatcgattatcaaaagtGAAAATCGATTATTTCAAGCCATTATGGGTTTTGAAAAacgtgataattgattatcataagtgataattgattattgccgAACCTTGGACAATATTAAACTtgcagtgataatcgattatcccctgtgataatcgattattgccgtGACAAAACCTTTTTCCACTTTTgcttgtgataattgattaatgTCGTAATAAATCACTAAATTAAGAAACTTTCTAAGTACttacaaaagtaaaatgattcctatacaaatttgtttttacaaCGAATGCTTTTAACATTTACAACAGGTTCTTCAAGTCTTCAAGCCTTCAAGTCTTCActtgcatcatcatcaaaattactTCAAAGCAACAATGCTTTCACATTGGTAACACTTGTCCATAAAGTTAG
This genomic stretch from Vigna radiata var. radiata cultivar VC1973A chromosome 7, Vradiata_ver6, whole genome shotgun sequence harbors:
- the LOC106765384 gene encoding APO protein 2, chloroplastic; the protein is MASGITMNITVSVPCAKGITTAAPRDSHFLKANPLSSLSSLHSLQYGSSMLRVPVIIRMRPERFCQYVLTVRNEVPQNADFPRQYSRREKKPFPVPILELRRAARERMKNMKDEPRKPMSAPKNGLLVKNLIPTAYNVYNARITLINNLKKLLKVVPVHACGWCSEIHVGPVGHPFKSCKGAQANIRKGLHEWSNAYVEDILTPIEAYHLFDRLGRRITHEERFQIPRIPAVVELCIQAGVEIPEFPTKRRRKPIIRIGRKEFIDADESELPDEVPEGPLKPLLAEIPDEETVAPLDNELVPLAEETLQAWERMRIGAKRLMRMYKVRVCGYCPEVHVGAQGHKAQNCGAHKHQQRNGQHGWQSAVLDDLIPPRFVWHVPDVNVPLDRELRNFYGQAPAVVEICIQAGAALPEQYKSTMRLDVGIPSTSKEADMVV